A single Opisthocomus hoazin isolate bOpiHoa1 chromosome 1, bOpiHoa1.hap1, whole genome shotgun sequence DNA region contains:
- the SPX gene encoding spexin has product MALLLAASFISFSWSTPQTHFQRRNWTPQAMLYLKGAQGRRFISDESQRKDLYGRMQLETRSQNTSPLSLPEAAALFLSSLRKAQEEVEE; this is encoded by the exons ATGGCACTGCTCCTGGCAGCCTCCTTCATATCTTTCTCCTGGAGCACACCTCAG ACTCATTTCCAAAGGAGAAACTGGACTCCTCAGGCTATGCTCTATTTGAAGGGTGCAC AGGGACGTCGATTCATCTCAGATGAGAGCCAGCGAAAGGATCTGTATGGCAGAATGCAGCTCG AAACACGCAGCCAAAACACAAGTCCTTTATCACTTCCTGAAGCTGCAGCACTGTTCCTTAGTTCCTTACGGAAAGCACAAGAAGAAG